A region from the Deinococcus arcticus genome encodes:
- a CDS encoding ArsR/SmtB family transcription factor, whose protein sequence is MLPDAFTAHTPEQARLLLAEDTLAVLGPLIPEALSASEVARRCGRPLNTTHHHLTRLLGAGLVAIAGERPRGGRPIKLYRAVARTFRVPFALTPHATVEELLSRVSTTFVQEVTCELARLFAADSGTELMMATDALGQLGMSVAPKALKAAPPHGAVGNMGRRTLSPQSQRELETRLRDLLAWVDERAAADGQAPDAQPCLLGLLFTPVQGGP, encoded by the coding sequence GTGCTCCCCGACGCCTTTACCGCGCACACCCCAGAACAGGCCCGGCTGCTGCTGGCCGAGGACACCCTGGCTGTCCTGGGCCCCCTCATCCCGGAGGCGCTGAGCGCCAGTGAGGTCGCGCGGCGCTGCGGGCGCCCGCTGAACACCACGCACCACCACCTCACGCGCCTGCTGGGGGCCGGGCTGGTGGCCATAGCCGGCGAGCGGCCCCGGGGCGGGCGGCCCATCAAGCTCTACCGCGCGGTGGCCCGCACCTTCCGGGTGCCCTTTGCCTTGACGCCGCATGCCACGGTCGAAGAGCTGCTCTCGCGCGTGAGCACCACGTTCGTTCAGGAGGTCACCTGCGAACTGGCCCGGCTGTTTGCGGCAGACAGCGGCACCGAACTGATGATGGCCACAGACGCGCTGGGCCAGCTGGGCATGAGTGTGGCGCCGAAGGCCCTGAAGGCGGCGCCGCCCCACGGCGCGGTGGGCAACATGGGGCGGCGCACCCTGAGCCCGCAGAGTCAGCGCGAACTGGAAACGCGCCTGCGCGACCTGCTGGCCTGGGTGGACGAGCGGGCCGCTGCGGACGGGCAGGCCCCGGACGCCCAGCCCTGTCTGCTGGGGCTGCTGTTCACGCCGGTGCAGGGGGGGCCATGA
- the recD2 gene encoding SF1B family DNA helicase RecD2, producing MSAAPPTEAFRVSGGVNKVRFRAESGFTVMSARIRNAEGEDPDATVIGVMPPLEAGDTFSADVLMEEHREYGYQYRVLNMVLEAQPADLTEAGVAAYLEARVGGVGKVLAGRIAKTFGPGTFDVLETEPERLLQVPGVTQSTLHKMVQSWSQQGLERRLLAGLQGLGLSISQAQRAVKHFGETALERLEADLFALTEVEGIGFLTADKLWQAAGGTLDDPRRLTAAAVYALQQAAQQGGHSYLPRRRAERGVAHYTRVSAAQARLAVDTAVELGRLADDSPPLLATEDALHEPSRIYLPPVLRAERKLAGLIRTLLATPPAGQDWTVPKGAAKGLSEEQAGVLNLLEEHRLVVLTGGPGTGKSTTTRAVADLAEKLGLEVGLCAPTGKAARRLGEVTGRTASTIHRLLGYGPAGFRHNHLEPAPYDLLIVDEVSMCGDGLMLSLLSAVPPGARVLLVGDTDQLPPVDAGLPLHALTQVAPTVRLTQVYRQAAQNPIIRAAHGLLQGQAPVWGDPRLNVTETEPDVGARRVALLVRDLGGPAQVQVLTPMRKGPLGVEMLNHHLQSLFNPGEGGVRIADGQARAGDVVVQTKNDYTNEVFNGTVGTVLKDSGGRLTVDFDGNVVELAGAELFNLQLGYALTVHRAQGSEWGTVLGVLHEAHMPMLSRNLVYTALTRARERFFAVGSASAWAKAAGRAREERHTALLERIRGR from the coding sequence ATGTCGGCCGCCCCCCCCACCGAAGCCTTCCGCGTGTCTGGCGGCGTGAACAAGGTGCGCTTTCGCGCCGAATCCGGCTTTACCGTCATGTCGGCCCGCATCCGCAACGCGGAAGGCGAGGACCCCGACGCCACTGTGATCGGCGTGATGCCGCCCCTGGAAGCCGGCGACACCTTCAGCGCCGACGTACTGATGGAAGAGCACCGGGAATACGGCTACCAGTACCGGGTGCTGAACATGGTCCTGGAAGCCCAGCCCGCCGACCTGACCGAGGCCGGGGTGGCCGCCTACCTGGAAGCGCGCGTGGGCGGCGTGGGCAAGGTGCTGGCCGGGCGCATTGCCAAGACCTTTGGGCCCGGCACCTTCGACGTGCTGGAAACCGAACCCGAGCGCCTGCTGCAGGTGCCCGGCGTGACGCAGAGCACCCTGCACAAGATGGTGCAGAGCTGGTCGCAGCAGGGCCTGGAGCGCCGCCTGCTGGCCGGGCTGCAGGGCCTGGGCCTGAGCATCTCGCAGGCGCAGCGAGCGGTCAAACACTTTGGCGAGACGGCCCTGGAACGCCTGGAAGCCGATCTGTTCGCCCTGACCGAGGTGGAGGGCATCGGTTTTCTCACGGCCGACAAGCTGTGGCAGGCCGCGGGCGGGACCCTGGACGACCCCCGGCGCCTGACCGCCGCCGCCGTGTACGCGCTGCAGCAGGCCGCGCAGCAGGGCGGGCACTCGTACCTGCCCCGGCGCCGGGCTGAACGGGGGGTGGCGCACTACACCCGCGTCTCGGCGGCGCAGGCGCGGCTGGCGGTGGACACGGCCGTGGAACTGGGCCGCCTGGCCGACGATTCCCCGCCCCTGCTGGCCACCGAGGACGCGCTGCATGAGCCCAGCCGCATCTATCTGCCCCCGGTGCTGCGCGCCGAGAGGAAGCTGGCCGGGCTGATTCGCACCCTGCTGGCCACCCCGCCGGCCGGGCAGGACTGGACCGTGCCCAAGGGGGCCGCCAAAGGGCTCTCTGAGGAGCAGGCGGGCGTGCTGAACCTGCTTGAAGAGCACCGCCTCGTGGTGCTGACCGGCGGGCCCGGCACCGGCAAGAGCACCACCACCCGCGCCGTGGCCGATCTGGCCGAGAAGCTGGGTCTGGAGGTGGGCCTGTGCGCCCCCACCGGCAAGGCCGCGCGGCGCCTGGGGGAAGTGACGGGGCGCACCGCCAGCACCATTCACCGCCTGCTGGGGTACGGCCCGGCGGGCTTCCGGCACAACCACCTGGAACCCGCGCCCTACGACCTGCTGATTGTGGACGAGGTGAGCATGTGCGGCGACGGGCTGATGCTCTCGCTGCTTTCAGCGGTGCCGCCGGGGGCCCGGGTGCTGCTGGTGGGCGACACCGACCAGCTGCCCCCCGTAGACGCGGGATTGCCCCTGCACGCCCTGACCCAGGTGGCCCCCACCGTGCGCCTGACCCAGGTGTACCGGCAGGCGGCCCAGAATCCGATTATCCGCGCGGCCCACGGGCTGCTGCAGGGCCAGGCGCCTGTGTGGGGCGACCCCCGCCTGAATGTCACCGAGACCGAGCCAGATGTGGGCGCCCGGCGCGTGGCCCTGCTGGTGCGCGACCTGGGAGGCCCGGCGCAGGTGCAGGTGCTGACCCCCATGCGCAAGGGCCCGCTGGGCGTGGAGATGCTCAACCACCATCTCCAGAGCCTGTTTAACCCCGGCGAGGGCGGCGTGCGCATTGCCGACGGGCAGGCCCGCGCCGGGGACGTGGTGGTGCAGACCAAGAACGACTACACCAACGAGGTGTTTAACGGCACGGTGGGCACGGTCCTGAAAGACAGCGGCGGGCGCCTGACCGTGGACTTCGACGGCAACGTGGTGGAGCTGGCCGGCGCCGAGCTGTTCAATCTGCAGCTGGGCTACGCCCTGACGGTGCACCGCGCCCAGGGCAGCGAATGGGGCACGGTGCTGGGCGTGCTGCATGAGGCCCATATGCCCATGCTCAGCCGCAATCTGGTGTACACGGCGCTCACTCGGGCCCGGGAGCGCTTCTTCGCCGTGGGCTCGGCCAGCGCGTGGGCCAAGGCGGCGGGCCGGGCACGCGAGGAACGGCACACCGCCCTGCTGGAACGCATTCGCGGGCGCTAA
- a CDS encoding DUF4900 domain-containing protein: MPPNHRTQGATLIVTLLLVMLMLAVIMSVTAQVTLSTRRSSTDQEATLRAQYAAESGAARVQARLRAAQILFGVARYPTNLTLPQMEADIAALCGLTSLPATLPDGAEVCDLTSRAQGLNEATALNPRVNVLLRAAGAAQFALAGMPGTSETERSRFWSDLFSGQTGAALDGTQDGASYRVTYGLKPTRVVKDSPVAYRVFFQVPAAKVTGEAGGATRRVTVRPGQQELNLLIRRPSLAPNALFTNHHYLSAAAEASGGGIYFTSRTLFSGPVHTNQHFNFVGRPWFGGAVTSAGCPAGQITTGPDGPTCGAPANPGATFNSTFVPVGSMNPTPQAPSHCAGTSCATPQFTQGVNWNASYVQLPENGSDQQQEALLGGINIPGNVSQMQLYQDTIAGQTVQRITYTVAGLTGPVTTQLALGQNGLLQILDTDGQWKGAERQPDGTFKPGVASAFNGVLYVAGSVQNLSAGPNSASGAAVASFAGLTLAASGDINITSSLRYADPPCAGEHAVAGDGTVTPAACANLSTKNILGIYSAQGNVNLMKDQMGMDPSIHAVLMAGTGAVQVDKYNEGSAMGNVKLIGGIIENYYGAFGTFSGDSASTGYGRNFVFDPRTLQGYEPPFFPTARNWQLGLMDSATAVQPMGQPLRLRGESVSATENQQRNE; encoded by the coding sequence ATGCCGCCGAACCACCGCACCCAGGGCGCGACCCTGATCGTGACCCTGCTGCTCGTGATGCTGATGCTGGCCGTCATCATGAGCGTGACGGCGCAGGTCACGCTGTCCACCCGGCGTTCCAGCACCGACCAGGAAGCCACGCTGCGCGCCCAGTACGCCGCCGAATCCGGCGCCGCGCGCGTGCAGGCGCGGCTGCGCGCCGCGCAGATCCTGTTTGGCGTCGCCCGCTACCCCACCAACCTCACCCTGCCGCAGATGGAGGCCGACATTGCCGCCCTGTGCGGCCTGACCAGCCTGCCCGCCACCCTGCCCGACGGCGCCGAGGTGTGCGACCTGACCTCGCGCGCGCAGGGCCTGAACGAGGCCACGGCCCTGAACCCGCGCGTGAATGTGTTGCTGCGTGCCGCCGGGGCAGCGCAGTTTGCCCTGGCCGGCATGCCCGGCACCAGCGAGACCGAGCGCAGCCGCTTCTGGTCGGACCTGTTTTCCGGGCAGACGGGGGCCGCGCTGGACGGCACCCAGGACGGCGCCAGCTACCGGGTGACCTACGGCCTGAAGCCCACGCGGGTGGTCAAGGACAGCCCGGTGGCCTACCGCGTCTTTTTCCAGGTGCCGGCCGCCAAGGTGACCGGCGAGGCCGGCGGCGCCACCCGGCGCGTGACGGTGCGCCCCGGACAGCAGGAACTGAATCTGCTGATCCGGCGGCCCTCGCTGGCGCCCAACGCCCTGTTTACCAACCACCATTACCTCAGCGCCGCCGCCGAGGCCAGTGGCGGGGGCATCTACTTCACCAGCCGCACGCTGTTCAGCGGCCCGGTCCACACCAACCAGCACTTCAACTTCGTGGGCAGGCCCTGGTTTGGCGGCGCCGTCACCAGCGCGGGCTGCCCGGCCGGGCAGATCACCACGGGCCCCGACGGCCCCACCTGCGGCGCGCCGGCCAACCCCGGCGCCACCTTCAACAGCACCTTCGTGCCGGTAGGCAGCATGAACCCCACACCGCAGGCCCCCTCGCACTGCGCGGGCACCAGCTGCGCCACGCCGCAGTTCACGCAGGGAGTGAACTGGAACGCCTCATACGTCCAGTTGCCGGAAAACGGCAGCGACCAGCAGCAGGAAGCTCTGCTGGGCGGCATCAATATTCCCGGCAACGTGAGCCAGATGCAGCTGTATCAGGACACGATTGCCGGACAGACGGTGCAGCGCATCACGTACACAGTGGCCGGCCTCACGGGCCCCGTGACCACGCAGCTGGCCCTGGGCCAGAACGGCCTCCTGCAGATCCTGGATACCGACGGCCAGTGGAAGGGCGCCGAGCGCCAGCCAGACGGCACCTTCAAGCCTGGGGTGGCCTCGGCCTTTAACGGGGTGCTGTACGTGGCGGGCAGCGTGCAGAACCTCAGCGCCGGACCCAACAGCGCTTCCGGGGCGGCCGTGGCCTCCTTTGCCGGGCTGACGCTGGCGGCGTCGGGCGACATCAACATCACCAGCAGCCTGCGCTACGCCGACCCGCCCTGTGCCGGAGAGCACGCGGTGGCCGGCGACGGCACCGTGACCCCGGCCGCCTGCGCCAACCTGAGTACCAAGAACATCCTGGGCATCTATTCGGCGCAGGGCAACGTGAATCTCATGAAAGACCAGATGGGCATGGACCCCTCCATTCACGCGGTGCTGATGGCCGGCACCGGCGCCGTGCAGGTGGACAAGTACAACGAGGGCAGCGCCATGGGCAACGTGAAGCTCATCGGCGGCATCATCGAGAACTATTACGGGGCGTTCGGCACCTTCAGCGGCGACTCGGCCAGCACCGGCTACGGCCGCAACTTCGTGTTCGACCCCCGCACCCTGCAGGGCTACGAGCCGCCTTTCTTTCCCACCGCCCGCAACTGGCAACTGGGCCTGATGGACAGCGCGACCGCCGTGCAGCCCATGGGCCAGCCGCTGCGCCTGCGCGGCGAGAGCGTGAGCGCCACCGAAAACCAGCAGAGGAACGAATGA
- a CDS encoding pilus assembly FimT family protein, with the protein MKREGFTLLELLVVMAILGILAGVLGFNLLGSYRTTQLREAASQLTGDLRQARSDALKGGQDIRLDVALNTPAYTVTRGTGTQTRTLPGGVVVAAATGSNHVSYEAPGGTTDGNGVVWTLRHPGGRETKVKVVGITGKVMIDATN; encoded by the coding sequence ATGAAACGCGAGGGCTTTACGCTGCTGGAACTGCTGGTGGTGATGGCGATTCTGGGCATTCTGGCCGGGGTGCTGGGCTTTAACCTGCTGGGCAGCTACCGCACCACGCAGCTGCGCGAGGCCGCCTCGCAGCTGACCGGCGACCTGCGCCAGGCGCGCAGCGACGCCCTGAAGGGCGGCCAGGACATCCGGCTGGACGTGGCCCTGAATACCCCGGCCTACACGGTCACGCGGGGCACGGGCACCCAGACGCGCACCCTGCCGGGCGGCGTGGTGGTGGCGGCGGCCACCGGCAGCAATCATGTGAGTTATGAAGCGCCGGGCGGCACCACCGACGGCAACGGGGTGGTCTGGACTCTGCGTCACCCGGGCGGGCGCGAAACCAAAGTCAAGGTGGTGGGAATCACCGGGAAGGTGATGATTGATGCGACGAACTGA